One window of Hymenobacter sp. BRD128 genomic DNA carries:
- a CDS encoding L,D-transpeptidase family protein yields the protein MSSAIRYFTLAPTGTCPTPLPCAKCCPPPERPRLPGRHNYALYDERGELLDPAHINWAHVTARQFPYTIRQATCCDNALGNIVFRFNNPYSVYLHDTPQRQLFAQPMRALSHGCIRLEHPWRWPPTCCAARASP from the coding sequence CTGAGCAGCGCTATCCGCTACTTCACGCTGGCCCCGACTGGCACGTGCCCCACTCCATTGCCGTGCGCGAAATGCTGCCCGCCTCCAGAAAGACCCCGGCTACCTGGCCGCCACAACTACGCCCTCTACGACGAGCGGGGCGAGCTGCTCGACCCGGCCCATATCAACTGGGCGCACGTAACGGCCCGGCAGTTTCCCTACACCATTCGCCAGGCTACGTGCTGCGATAACGCGCTAGGCAACATCGTTTTTCGGTTTAATAATCCCTACTCGGTGTACCTGCACGACACGCCGCAGCGCCAGCTGTTTGCCCAGCCCATGCGGGCGCTCAGCCACGGCTGCATCCGGCTAGAGCACCCCTGGCGCTGGCCGCCTACCTGCTGCGCCGCGCGGGCCAGCCC